Part of the Rothia mucilaginosa genome, GCTCAGCAGCGCGAAGAAAACGAAGTCCTCCGATTCGTCCCGCCGTCGCTATGACGACGAGGACGACTACTCGGCATACGCAGAAAAGTACGCGTCCTACGAGGATGAGGCATAAAGAATACGCGGAATGATTCGGTGCATATCGACCGAGCGTATTTCATAGATGATGAACCGGCTTGAGGCCCCGCACGGGGTGCTCAGCCGGTTTTTTCGTGCCCGCAGTTTGTTTCGTGCCCCCCCAATTTGTTCATGCCTGCAGTTTGTGCGGATGCACCCGGATGTGAGCGCAAGGGTGGGCTGCCGGCGGGGGTCTTAACTATGTGGAGCACAAAGCCAATGCACATGTTTATACATAGATATGCATAGAGCCATCTGGTAATAGAGCGTAGTTGGTAATAAAAAAGCTTGAAATGAATAAGCATACATAGCTTCTGCACAGCTTAGTCATGCCTGGCACAGAGAATAGGCCGGCATTCTAGAGACATGAACAACGAACAGAACATGACTCAGAACATTGACCAGACCACCCAGACCGCGGCAGAACAAGCTAACGCAGCGCAAACCGCCGCAGAGCAGAAGCTAGCCAAGAAGAAGCTCACCCGTCGAATCTTCATCGGCGGCGGCATCGGCGCCCTCGCAGTAGTCGGAGGCGGCGCAGGCTGGGCGTACAACCGCTACCTGGCAGAGCACACCGAAATCGAAGACACCACCGCCTACGAGGCGGCAGCAGCTCAGGCGAACGCAAGCGCCTCCGGCTCCGCTACCGCAGACCCCACCGAACTGACCGGCGTGAAGGTCAACGGCCAGAGCCTCACCGCTAACGAAGGCTCGATCACCATCACCTCCAACACCACCGGTAGCGGCTCGGATGCGGTCGTCTCCTTCGTAGCAGACATCAAGCTCGACAACGCAACCCTGCTGCGAAGTGCCTTCGCCAACAACAAGTTCGGCCAGAACATCATCGACACCCCCTCGAACATTGCCTCCGAACACAACGGCATCTGGGCAATCAACGGCGACTACTACGGCTTCCGTACCACCGGCATCGTGATCCGAAACGGTGTTGTCTACCGTGACTCCGGCGCTCGCGAGGGTTTGGCCTTCTACCGCGACGGCTCCGTCAAGCTCTACGACGAAACCGCAACCAACGCCCAGACCCTCGTCAGCGAGGGCGTGTGGAACACCCTCTCCTTCGGCCCCGCACTGGTCAAGGACTCCGCAATCGTCGACGGCATCGACAGCGTCGAGGTGGATACCAACTTTGGTAACCACTCCATCCAGGGCAACCAGCCGCGAACCGGCGTGGGCGTGCTCGGCACCAACCACCTGGTCTTCATCGTGGTCGACGGCCGCTCCACCAACTACTCGCGCGGTGTGACCATGCCCGAGTTCGCCCAGATGTTCAAGGACCTCGGCTGCGTGACCGCTTACAACCTGGACGGTGGTGGCTCCTCCGCCATGGTCTTCAACAATCAGCTGGTCAACCGCCCCCAGGGTGGCACCAAGGAACGCGGCACCAGCGACATCCTCTACATTGCAGGGAGCGCATCGTGATTATCCTGATACCCGCCTACAAGCCGGACCAATCGCTGGTCCGCCTTGCCCGGGCCCTGCGCGAACAGGACCCTAACGCCGAAATCCTCGTCATTGACGACGGATCCGGCAGCACCTACGCACCAATCTTCACCGAACTGCGTATCGACGGCGTGACCGTGCAGAGCCACCCCGCCAATAGGGGCAAGGGTGCGGCACTGCGCACCGGCATCGCCTGGGCGCAAGCAAACCGCCCCGGCGAGGTCATCGTCACCGCCGACGCGGACGGCCAGCACCTACCTCGGGACATCTTCCGTGTGGGTGTGCGCACCGAAACCGCAGCGGCGGCAGGGCAGAAGAGCATTATCCTCGGCGTGCGTACCAAGCCCGACCCGAACGCCGGCGAAGAAGGCACCAGGGTGCCGCTACGTTCCAAGATTGGCAATAGCGCAACCGTAGGCTTCTTCGCCCTGGCGACCGGTGCCCGCGTGGCAGACACCCAGACCGGTCTGCGCGGCTTCACCCCGCAAATCCTGGACTGGTTGCTGCAGATTCCCGGCGATAAGTACGAGTACGAGTTCTCCATGCTGCTGCGCGCAACCCGCGCGGACGTGGAGCTGGTGCAGGTGCCCATCGTGAAGGTCTACGAGCCGGGCAACCCGACCAGCCACTTTAGGCCCCTGCAGGACTCGGCGCTCATCTACGCGCCCCTGCTTGCCTTCCTGGCTTCGTCTTTCCTGACCGGCTTCCTCGTGGATGCTATCGCCCTGTTCGTCCTGGTGGGCATGGGCGTTCCGCTACTGGCGGCCGTGGTCGGTGCCCGCATCATCTCGGCGCTGACGAACTTCACCGTCAACCGAATGCTCATGCACGACGGAGGCGCACGCCCCTCGGCATCCTCCTCGCTGGTACGTTACGCCGTGCTGGCGGTGGGTATCCTCGCAGCCAATGCGGCTCTGATGGAAGCTTTGACCGGCCTGGGCGCGTCCCTGCTGGTCGCCAAGATCCTGACCGAACTGATTCTGATCCCGATCAGCTTCGCGGTTCAGCGCCGCTGGGTCTTTCTACCCACTCGGTGGCAGGAAAATACGCGAGAGAAGACAGTGGCAACTCACGCACCCTCGGGTTTGCGTGCGGTGAGCTACGAGTCCGCTCGCATGGAGGCTGCCGGTATCCGTACCGGCGTGCGCGCCTCCCAGGTACGCCCCTAGCTCGCCTACTCCGGCGGCTAGTTCACTAATGGCTAGTTCGCTAGGGGCTACCTACAAAACTTCTCCCACCCGTCAGTCGTGAGGGTGGGTGGGAGATGCAAGCTGCCGCACCACAAACGGCAGCATTCTGTTCACGAAAAGCCCCCGCTGAGAAAATGAACTGCCTCCCGTTTCTTGGACACCAAAAATAAAGTCCAAGAAACGGGAGGCTTTTCATGCCTATAAATCTAGGAATGAGACACGATCGTTTGCTCCGGGAGCAAGCAGCACTGATGTTTGAGAGAGGATTCGGCTATGGTCTAACCGCCAGGAAGCTTGGTGTGTCCGCCGCAACTGTGAGAGAGTGGCAGAAAACGTACCACGTCATCGGGAAGGACGGGCTTCTTACCATGGGAATAAAACACACCAAATACGACTACGAGACCAAAGTCGCCGCAGCCAAGGCCGTGGTTGACGGTGGAATGAGTAAGCCCGAGGCAATGGTGCGTTTCGGCATTGCAAGCGCGACACCGTTGAAGCAATGGTGCAGGCTGTACCGTGAAGGCGGCGCGCAGGCGCTTAAGCCTAAGCCCAAGGGCAGGCCAAAGGGATTAGGTGCGGGGGCGGTACCACCAACGCGTGAGGAGGAACTTGCCGAGCGTGTGCGCAAGCTTGAGGCGCAGGTGGCGTACCTAAAAAAATCGATTGCCCTGAAGGCGCACAGGCGCTCCCAAACCGGGACAAAGCCCTAGTGGTCGCTGAGCTTTCAGGGCGCGGACACGCGGTGCGTGATCTGCTCGAAGCTGCTGGTCTTGCCAGGTCGAGCTACTACTACGCGTTGGCTCATCCCCGGCAGCCAACCAGAGTGCAGCTACGTCCCAAGGTCACACAGATCTTTTCGCGAACCCCCAACGGGTGTGGTCACAGGCAGGTGGCTATGTGCCTGCGCGCTGAGGAAGGGGTGCGCATTGCCGATAAGACGGTTTTGAAGATGATGCGTCAGATGGGGTTGCGTTGCGGTATACGCCGCCAGAGGCCCTACCGTAGGTACAACTCCTATAAGGGGGACGTGGGGCAAAGTTTTGAGAACGTCATTGGTCGCAACTTCACGGCGACCGGTCCCTGGCAGAAGTTGGGTACCGATGTTACCGAGTTTAAGCTCTCCTTTGGTAAGGCGTATCTCGCTCCGGTTTACGACTTTGCTAGCAAAGAGATTGTTGCCCACTCGATCTCGATGTGCCCTAACCTCCTCCAGCAACAAGAGATGCTCCAGGTACTCATGGAGGCCAAACCCGCAGGGGTTGAACCGATTTTGCACTCGGATATGGGGTGGCAGTATCAGCACGAGTTCTATATCAGCACGCTTGCTGAGAATGGTTTTATCCAGAGTATGTCACGCAAGGGCAACTGTATTGATAATGGCGCCACTGAGCAGGTTTTTGGACATCTGAAGGACGAGTTCTTCCGCGGCCAAGACTGGCAGACCTTTGAGAGTTTCAAGGCCGACCTTGATGCCTATATCATGCACTGGAATACAGTAAGGCGTCAGGTAAAGCTTAAGGGCCTGACTCCGGTAGAGTACCGGGATCAGGCCCTGCTGGAAGCCGCATAAGGGTTACTATTTAAAGCGTCCAAGTTTCGGGGCGCAGTTCAAAACTCAACGGGGGCTTTTTGTATGTGGCATCCTTCAGAAACCTATTGGCTCACCGGCTTCCAAAGGATAACGCGCCGATTAGCGGCCGGGGATCAGACCGTGGGCAGTAATCAGGAACGGCGGGTTGTGGTTGACCGCCGGGTTGGTCACGTAACCAACACGTGCCGCACGGGTTGGGTGCTTGGGGGCACGCTTCGGCCAGGGCTTCGCAGCAGGGTTCGGGTCCTTCTTGCCCTGCACCATAGCCAGTGCGCTCGCCGCGTTCACAATGCCGGAGCCGCACGCGTTCACATCGCAGGTGAGCGGCTTGGAGCTCTGCTTCAGAATCTGCTTTGCGCGCTCAGCGGTCAGTGAGGGATCCACCGACTTCATCAGCGCAATCACGCCAGCAACCTGAGGTGCCGCCATGGAAGTGCCGTCGTACTCAGTGTAGCCTGCACCGGTGGACACGGTGGTACCCAGGTCCACGGTGGACATGATGCCGCTACCGGGGGCGCTCACATCAACGAGCTTGCCGTAGTTGGAGAAGTCGCTACGCTTACCCTCCTGGTCGGTAGCGCCCACCACGATCGAGCCGCCGCAGTTAGCCGGAGCGACCTTGGAGGTGTCCTGACCATCGTTACCAGCTGCAACGACGAGAATCGCGCCGCGCTTGTTCACCTCAGCAATAGCCTTGGAGTAGGTTGCGGGGCAGGTGCCCTCGCCGCCGAGGGAGAGGTTGATGATCTTGGCGGGGTTGGAGTTCGCGGGAACGCCCTCAACGGTGCCGCCAGCCGCCCAGATCATTGCATCCGCAATGTCGGAGTCGTAGCCGCCGCACATGCCCAGAGCACGCACGGGCAGGATCTTGGTGGAGGGCGCCACGCCGACGATACCGCGCTTATTGTTCATGATTGCGGCGATGGAGCCGGCAACGTGGGTGCCGTGCCAGTTCGACTCGCTTGCCTCAGATCCGCTATCGCAGACGCCCGCTTCTTCCCAGTTGCCCTGGTCGGTCGGGTCGGAGTCGCGGCCGTTACCGTCACGGGCGATGGAGGGCTCGGTGATGAAGTCGTAGCCGGGCAGAACGTTCGCGTCCAGGTCGGGGTGCTTGACGATGCCGGAGTCAATCACAGCAACGGTCACGCCAGCGCCCTGGGTGGTCTTCCACGCCTCGGGTGCGGCCAGGCCCTTGGTGCCGTGCAGGTTCCACTGCTGCGGGTAGAGGGTATCGTTGGGCGCTACAACCTGGTTCGATGCCTGAGCAGCCTGAGCTACCTGAGCCACCTTGGAGGTGGTGGCGGTACGAGTGCGCGCGGTGGAGCGGCGCAGCAGGTCGGGCTCAACCGACTCGACGGAGGGGTTGGAGCTCAGAGTTGCCATGTACTTCTCCGCCTGCTCTGCGGTGAGCTTGGAGGAGAGGGTCACCACGGTTGCCTTCTGGGCGGTGGTGCGCACGTAGTTGGTTTTGATTTTGAAGAGGTCGTCGACGCTCTGCACCTCGGAGGTGAGGCCCTGGTAGAGGGAGTCGCTCCAGGTGGCGACCTGGGTGCCTGCGGGGCTTGCCCAGTTGACGCCGCCTGCGTTCAGTGCGCTATCGGTGTAGGTGATGACGAAGCGGTTGAAGCCTGCCTTCTGCTGTGCAGAGCTGAGGGAGGAGATGGTGGTGTGCGCCTTGGTACGTTCGGTGCTGTTAGCCTTTGCGGGTGCCGCGAAGGATGCGGGGGTGCCCAGGGTTGCGACGAGTGTTGCTGCAGTACCCAGGCTCAGCGCGGTGCGTGCGATGCCGCGTGCTGAGGGGTGAGTGGTAAAAGACATCGGGGTCCTTTGCGTATGTGAGTGCCGGAAGCGGCAAGTGGGTTGGTTATTCACTCACATAAATGCACCTTCGAGAAAATATCTGCATTCTTTTGTGTATTTGCTTGTGAGGAGCGAATAGAAAAAGAAAATGCACATCACTGCATTGATGTGTATTTTTCTCTAAAACCCCCGTGCGGGAGTTCTTCGGAAGTAGTTTATGTGGTGAGATATCGCTATCCTAGCACCTTTTCCTATGTGTGAAGCGGCTAAAACTCGATAGTGTGGCGTAAATAATGGGATTTTTCTTTCATGTAAATGCAGATAAAGAAATGCCTAGTCAAACTATTCTCGTGGACTTAAAGTAAAGATTTAAGTTTTACTCACCTTTATATAAAATGACCTGCATCACAAAGATTATTTTATTCATAAAGTAACCCGAAAAGGGTGCTAGAGTATCTCACGGTGCGTACCCGTGCATGCACATTGTGAAGCCACTTCACCGCCCACACAATGCACCACACCTCACTCTTCCGTATTCACTCGTACCGAGCGCACGCCCTCAACGCGAGTCGGCAACGCTACGCCGCACCGTGCGCACCCGGTACCACTCACCTCAAGGACGTCCATGCTTCGCATTGCTCGCCCCTCGCAGGCACGCTCCTCACAGCGTTCCCTGCTGAGCTTCGTCACCGCAACCTGCCTGCTCTCGGCAAGCGTGATCCCCGCCGTGGCGGCACCCACCGCGCAGACCACCCAGCCGAAGGCAACCCAGACTTCTGCGGCGGCACAGGCTTCTCATACCGCCCAGATCTCCAATACCGCGCAGACCGCGCAGGCTGCGCCCGTGGCGTACAACCGCTTCATCATCACCTACACCGATGAGGCGAAGAACGCCGCCTCCACCGATGCCACCGCAGATCAGATCGACTGGTCCGCAGCCGCCGGCACCCAGCAGGCAACCTGGGCCGACGCACTCTACGCGGGCATCACCTCCGAGGTGCAGAGCATTGACGAGCTACTGAACATTAAGACCAGCTACGTCCGCTCCACCGCGCTGGATGCCAGCGTGGTCACCACCTCCGCGGAGCTCACCCCCGCCCAGGCGCAGCAGTACATGAACGCCCTGAGCGCGAACTCCAAGGTCGCCTCCGTGTCGCCCGATATGCGCCGCTACGCCACCGTGGACAACACCTCGGAGCCCGTC contains:
- a CDS encoding DUF3073 domain-containing protein — its product is MGRGRQKAKATRQAREMKYFSPETDYSALERELSSAKKTKSSDSSRRRYDDEDDYSAYAEKYASYEDEA
- a CDS encoding phosphodiester glycosidase family protein: MNNEQNMTQNIDQTTQTAAEQANAAQTAAEQKLAKKKLTRRIFIGGGIGALAVVGGGAGWAYNRYLAEHTEIEDTTAYEAAAAQANASASGSATADPTELTGVKVNGQSLTANEGSITITSNTTGSGSDAVVSFVADIKLDNATLLRSAFANNKFGQNIIDTPSNIASEHNGIWAINGDYYGFRTTGIVIRNGVVYRDSGAREGLAFYRDGSVKLYDETATNAQTLVSEGVWNTLSFGPALVKDSAIVDGIDSVEVDTNFGNHSIQGNQPRTGVGVLGTNHLVFIVVDGRSTNYSRGVTMPEFAQMFKDLGCVTAYNLDGGGSSAMVFNNQLVNRPQGGTKERGTSDILYIAGSAS
- a CDS encoding bifunctional glycosyltransferase family 2/GtrA family protein; translation: MIILIPAYKPDQSLVRLARALREQDPNAEILVIDDGSGSTYAPIFTELRIDGVTVQSHPANRGKGAALRTGIAWAQANRPGEVIVTADADGQHLPRDIFRVGVRTETAAAAGQKSIILGVRTKPDPNAGEEGTRVPLRSKIGNSATVGFFALATGARVADTQTGLRGFTPQILDWLLQIPGDKYEYEFSMLLRATRADVELVQVPIVKVYEPGNPTSHFRPLQDSALIYAPLLAFLASSFLTGFLVDAIALFVLVGMGVPLLAAVVGARIISALTNFTVNRMLMHDGGARPSASSSLVRYAVLAVGILAANAALMEALTGLGASLLVAKILTELILIPISFAVQRRWVFLPTRWQENTREKTVATHAPSGLRAVSYESARMEAAGIRTGVRASQVRP
- a CDS encoding helix-turn-helix domain-containing protein: MSAATVREWQKTYHVIGKDGLLTMGIKHTKYDYETKVAAAKAVVDGGMSKPEAMVRFGIASATPLKQWCRLYREGGAQALKPKPKGRPKGLGAGAVPPTREEELAERVRKLEAQVAYLKKSIALKAHRRSQTGTKP
- a CDS encoding IS3 family transposase — translated: MVAELSGRGHAVRDLLEAAGLARSSYYYALAHPRQPTRVQLRPKVTQIFSRTPNGCGHRQVAMCLRAEEGVRIADKTVLKMMRQMGLRCGIRRQRPYRRYNSYKGDVGQSFENVIGRNFTATGPWQKLGTDVTEFKLSFGKAYLAPVYDFASKEIVAHSISMCPNLLQQQEMLQVLMEAKPAGVEPILHSDMGWQYQHEFYISTLAENGFIQSMSRKGNCIDNGATEQVFGHLKDEFFRGQDWQTFESFKADLDAYIMHWNTVRRQVKLKGLTPVEYRDQALLEAA
- a CDS encoding S8 family peptidase produces the protein MSFTTHPSARGIARTALSLGTAATLVATLGTPASFAAPAKANSTERTKAHTTISSLSSAQQKAGFNRFVITYTDSALNAGGVNWASPAGTQVATWSDSLYQGLTSEVQSVDDLFKIKTNYVRTTAQKATVVTLSSKLTAEQAEKYMATLSSNPSVESVEPDLLRRSTARTRTATTSKVAQVAQAAQASNQVVAPNDTLYPQQWNLHGTKGLAAPEAWKTTQGAGVTVAVIDSGIVKHPDLDANVLPGYDFITEPSIARDGNGRDSDPTDQGNWEEAGVCDSGSEASESNWHGTHVAGSIAAIMNNKRGIVGVAPSTKILPVRALGMCGGYDSDIADAMIWAAGGTVEGVPANSNPAKIINLSLGGEGTCPATYSKAIAEVNKRGAILVVAAGNDGQDTSKVAPANCGGSIVVGATDQEGKRSDFSNYGKLVDVSAPGSGIMSTVDLGTTVSTGAGYTEYDGTSMAAPQVAGVIALMKSVDPSLTAERAKQILKQSSKPLTCDVNACGSGIVNAASALAMVQGKKDPNPAAKPWPKRAPKHPTRAARVGYVTNPAVNHNPPFLITAHGLIPGR